A window of Campylobacter concisus contains these coding sequences:
- a CDS encoding phosphoribosyltransferase has protein sequence MIFYSYDEFAIDTKKMAKQIKDEFDPEVILAVARGGLTLGHSLAVALNNRNLFTLNSIHYEDTNKLDTINIFNVPDLSKYTKILLVDDIIDSGESMVEIKRELLKRYPNLDIKIATVFYKEKALLLPEFKVKEAHDWIEFFWDIHI, from the coding sequence ATGATATTTTATAGCTACGATGAATTTGCTATTGATACTAAAAAGATGGCAAAACAGATAAAAGATGAGTTTGATCCAGAGGTGATACTAGCTGTGGCAAGAGGCGGTCTAACGCTTGGCCACTCGCTAGCTGTTGCGCTTAACAATAGAAATTTATTTACCCTAAATTCTATCCACTATGAAGATACAAACAAGCTTGATACGATTAACATCTTTAACGTGCCAGATCTTAGCAAATACACTAAAATTTTACTCGTCGATGACATCATCGACAGTGGAGAGAGCATGGTCGAGATAAAAAGAGAACTGCTTAAGCGCTATCCAAATTTAGATATCAAAATAGCGACCGTCTTTTATAAAGAGAAGGCCCTACTTTTGCCAGAATTTAAGGTAAAAGAGGCTCACGATTGGATTGAGTTTTTTTGGGATATACATATTTAA
- a CDS encoding NCS2 family permease yields MKFFDLAQNKTSVKQEFGAGLTTFLAMMYIVPVNAIIMSKTGMPYEALITATALITIFSTILNGLWANTPVAMSVGMGLNAYFTFGLCIGMKVPWQTALGVVFLSGVIFVVLSFTNFRMWIIRSIPLDLRRAISAGIGTFISFVAFQQMGFIVNSDAVLVGIGNFKDPNVLLGVLGLFLVICFWAWKIKGAFILAVLATSVIAWVLGIAPHPTEIFSTPASISPIFLELDIKGALSLALLPVVITFFVTDLFDSIGTLAGVGTRAGIFDENKKDGVVKLEKTLEADAIATAAGSLVGVSTTTSFVESASGVEEGGRTGLTAVFCGLLFILTLFMLPLFKAIPGNAIYPILVMVGVLMFAELASINFKDPAIAVATFFIVVLIPLTYSITNGLAFGFMSYVIVKLIKREFSDINLGVVVLALISFIVFLVH; encoded by the coding sequence GTGAAATTTTTTGACTTAGCACAAAATAAAACGAGTGTGAAGCAGGAATTTGGAGCGGGACTTACGACGTTTTTGGCGATGATGTATATCGTGCCGGTAAATGCGATCATTATGAGCAAAACTGGTATGCCTTATGAGGCATTAATCACGGCAACTGCGCTAATTACCATCTTTTCTACGATATTAAATGGTCTTTGGGCGAACACACCAGTTGCGATGAGCGTTGGTATGGGACTTAATGCTTATTTTACATTTGGTCTTTGCATCGGCATGAAAGTACCTTGGCAAACGGCTCTTGGCGTTGTTTTTCTAAGCGGCGTGATATTTGTCGTCTTGTCTTTTACAAATTTTAGAATGTGGATAATTAGATCCATCCCGCTTGACCTACGAAGAGCGATAAGTGCTGGCATAGGTACATTTATCAGCTTTGTCGCATTTCAACAAATGGGCTTTATCGTAAATAGCGACGCAGTTTTGGTTGGTATAGGAAATTTCAAAGATCCAAACGTACTTCTTGGCGTTTTGGGACTATTTTTAGTTATTTGCTTTTGGGCGTGGAAGATAAAGGGCGCGTTTATCCTAGCTGTGCTTGCTACTTCAGTGATAGCTTGGGTGCTTGGTATCGCTCCTCATCCAACAGAAATTTTCTCAACTCCGGCTTCTATCTCTCCGATATTTTTAGAGCTTGATATAAAAGGCGCGCTTAGTCTAGCCTTGCTGCCAGTTGTTATCACCTTTTTTGTGACTGATCTTTTTGACTCGATAGGCACACTAGCTGGTGTAGGCACGAGGGCTGGAATTTTTGATGAAAACAAAAAAGATGGCGTCGTAAAACTTGAAAAAACTCTTGAAGCTGACGCTATTGCTACGGCAGCTGGCTCGCTTGTAGGCGTAAGTACGACCACATCGTTTGTAGAGAGTGCTAGCGGCGTAGAAGAGGGCGGCAGAACTGGTCTAACGGCTGTATTTTGCGGACTTTTATTTATACTTACACTCTTTATGTTGCCACTTTTTAAAGCGATCCCTGGCAATGCTATCTATCCGATCCTTGTAATGGTTGGCGTGCTTATGTTTGCTGAGCTTGCTAGTATAAATTTCAAAGATCCAGCCATTGCGGTTGCAACATTTTTCATAGTTGTGCTCATACCACTTACTTATTCGATCACAAACGGCCTTGCATTTGGTTTTATGTCATACGTCATAGTTAAGCTCATAAAGAGAGAATTTAGCGATATAAATTTAGGTGTAGTAGTGCTAGCGCTCATTAGTTTTATCGTATTTTTAGTGCATTGA
- the mqnE gene encoding aminofutalosine synthase MqnE, with product MMNLLQKLESGERLSKQEAFSLYGLDLFTLAKFADKKRRKLHGNKVFFNVNRHINPTNICADICKFCAFSAHRKNPNPYLMSHEEILKIVDESVSHGVKEIHIVSAHNAKSGWQWYLEIFKKIKAAHPELHVKAMTAAEIDFLSRHYGLSYDEVIEKMLEYGVDSMPGGGAEIFDEEVRAKICKGKVSSENWLKIHKMWHDHGRQSNATMLFGHIESRDNRIDHMLRIRDLQDETGGFNAFIPLVYQRENNYLKDVKFLGSAEILKTLAISRLVLDNVPHIKAYWATSTLNLAMIAQEFGADDLDGTIEKESIQSAAGANSANGVTLKTFCDLIKTSGFTPVERDSLYNELKIY from the coding sequence ATAATGAATCTATTACAAAAACTAGAAAGTGGCGAGAGATTAAGCAAGCAAGAGGCTTTTTCGCTTTATGGGCTTGATCTTTTTACCTTGGCTAAATTTGCCGATAAAAAGCGCAGAAAACTGCATGGCAACAAGGTCTTTTTTAATGTAAATCGCCATATCAATCCAACAAATATCTGTGCTGATATCTGTAAATTTTGCGCATTTTCAGCTCACAGAAAAAATCCAAATCCATACTTAATGAGCCACGAAGAAATTTTAAAGATCGTTGATGAGAGCGTAAGCCACGGCGTAAAAGAGATACACATCGTATCAGCTCACAACGCAAAAAGTGGCTGGCAGTGGTATTTAGAAATTTTTAAAAAGATAAAAGCAGCTCATCCAGAGCTTCACGTAAAGGCGATGACGGCAGCTGAGATCGACTTTTTGTCAAGGCATTACGGCTTAAGCTACGATGAGGTTATAGAAAAGATGCTCGAATACGGCGTCGATAGCATGCCAGGTGGTGGGGCTGAAATTTTTGATGAAGAGGTCAGGGCTAAAATTTGCAAAGGCAAAGTAAGTAGCGAAAACTGGCTAAAGATCCATAAAATGTGGCACGATCACGGCAGACAAAGCAATGCAACGATGCTTTTTGGTCACATAGAAAGCCGCGACAACAGGATCGATCATATGCTAAGGATTAGGGATTTGCAGGATGAAACTGGTGGATTTAACGCGTTTATCCCGCTTGTCTATCAAAGAGAAAATAACTACTTAAAAGATGTGAAATTTCTAGGATCGGCTGAAATTTTAAAGACTCTGGCGATCTCACGTCTAGTGCTTGATAATGTTCCACATATCAAAGCTTACTGGGCTACTTCGACGCTAAATTTAGCGATGATCGCTCAGGAATTTGGCGCTGATGATCTTGATGGCACGATAGAAAAAGAGAGTATACAAAGTGCAGCTGGTGCAAATAGCGCAAATGGCGTTACACTAAAGACATTTTGCGATCTCATAAAGACATCTGGTTTTACGCCGGTTGAGCGTGATAGTTTATATAACGAACTTAAAATTTACTAA
- a CDS encoding HD domain-containing protein has protein sequence MLADKSTKNSDNYLKIKEKFLDFKANLPKHFQKNQGRNFTNFLAKEYDDFIKSYLNETMRDFFDEFVPQNDNFAFSVLATGKYAQTLLSANSELEILLVYKNLKGYNIKNFLKEFSEILSSSGINFYIKSAEIDEIFTNYKDDLKFKSETSQVRYICGSKSLYRLVKSEIIKLKEFDKKAFLNYHLKVFLPFSSISYLAQEPNLKSGFGGIDEIYHLNCILNCLDSDISVRSQALKVMNEKEIASFNLNVDFLLSLLTTLNLTQNSDTFSASSVEITTNFMQTKSKKLQDNESVISQKMLSSMNNVAIYSRFIVASLCRPFFKSELNFDQRKFARLKNGFYEINGVIYVPLHKKPALIENLITELLELKDVDYKFDISAIFYIKRAIITKSGLERAISEFKKIFLRKNSYAILKSLLDAQMIQILIKPMEHISQLAQYDGYHEFTVDEHSILSVKFLENIKDKFIKNLYTELCLEGKTMLKIVTLMHDVGKGLGKDHANIGANIFRAYANKLNLSQKAVNIGVILIKYHTLMSNVSNREDIYSQRVIFAFISKLGDKQVLKLLYILSYCVINATNERLYNAYTAKLLRELYEISLSAFSDENLLDEATRRVKKEQSIKRNSEFLVLEPSLQEKIFKITSNLVFIKYSASEIINLSKVADSLDATEIFINNSKNLSIQIYTKKSLNLSALLYEFAKFDLAYMEIFELFEKKFYIRLDFNQNVKKEELENTKNLALKSLNSEVLKEPLKPNINKDEINFELNHSKDYAKLSINAKDQRGLMAYVMSVFDRLHFQVTSARIQTVKNRTRNLFLIEKNERLESKSDEILNLLISE, from the coding sequence ATGCTGGCCGATAAAAGTACCAAAAATAGCGATAATTATTTAAAAATCAAAGAGAAATTTCTTGATTTTAAGGCAAATTTGCCTAAACATTTTCAAAAAAATCAAGGCAGAAATTTCACAAATTTCTTAGCCAAAGAGTATGATGATTTTATAAAATCTTATTTAAATGAAACTATGCGAGATTTTTTTGATGAGTTTGTGCCGCAAAATGACAACTTTGCTTTTAGTGTTTTAGCTACTGGAAAATACGCCCAAACCTTACTTAGCGCGAATAGTGAGCTTGAAATTTTACTAGTTTATAAAAATTTAAAAGGCTATAACATAAAGAATTTCTTAAAAGAATTTAGCGAAATTTTAAGTAGCTCTGGAATAAATTTTTATATAAAAAGCGCTGAAATAGATGAAATTTTTACAAATTACAAAGACGATCTCAAATTTAAAAGCGAAACATCGCAAGTCCGATATATCTGTGGTTCAAAAAGTCTCTACCGCTTAGTAAAAAGCGAGATCATAAAATTAAAAGAATTTGATAAAAAAGCCTTTTTAAACTACCATTTAAAGGTATTTTTGCCATTTTCTAGCATCAGCTACTTAGCCCAAGAGCCAAATCTAAAAAGTGGCTTTGGCGGGATAGATGAAATTTATCACCTAAACTGCATACTAAACTGCCTAGATAGCGACATTTCAGTTAGATCACAAGCCCTAAAAGTTATGAATGAAAAAGAGATCGCTAGCTTTAACCTAAATGTGGACTTTTTACTAAGCCTACTAACCACCTTAAATTTAACGCAAAATTCTGATACTTTTAGCGCTTCAAGCGTTGAGATCACGACAAATTTCATGCAAACAAAGTCTAAAAAGCTTCAAGATAACGAAAGCGTTATCAGCCAAAAGATGCTAAGCTCAATGAATAATGTTGCTATTTATTCAAGGTTTATCGTCGCTTCTCTTTGCAGGCCATTTTTCAAAAGTGAGCTAAATTTTGATCAGAGAAAATTTGCAAGGCTAAAAAATGGCTTTTATGAGATAAATGGCGTTATTTACGTGCCGCTTCATAAAAAGCCAGCTCTCATTGAAAATCTAATAACCGAGCTTTTAGAACTAAAAGATGTGGATTATAAATTTGATATAAGCGCGATCTTTTACATCAAGCGAGCCATCATCACAAAAAGTGGCTTAGAGCGTGCTATCAGTGAGTTTAAAAAGATATTTTTAAGAAAAAATTCCTACGCGATTTTAAAATCATTGCTCGATGCGCAAATGATACAAATTTTAATAAAGCCAATGGAGCATATCAGCCAGCTAGCTCAGTACGACGGCTATCACGAATTTACGGTCGATGAGCATAGCATTTTAAGTGTAAAATTTCTTGAAAATATAAAAGATAAATTCATAAAAAATCTCTATACCGAGCTTTGCTTGGAGGGCAAGACGATGCTAAAGATCGTGACTTTAATGCACGACGTTGGCAAGGGGCTTGGCAAAGACCACGCAAATATCGGTGCTAATATCTTTAGAGCCTACGCAAACAAGCTAAATTTAAGCCAAAAAGCCGTAAATATCGGCGTCATCTTGATAAAATACCACACGCTAATGAGCAACGTCTCAAACAGAGAAGACATTTATTCCCAACGCGTTATATTTGCTTTTATCTCAAAGCTTGGCGACAAGCAGGTTTTAAAACTACTTTACATCCTTAGCTACTGCGTGATAAATGCGACAAACGAGAGGCTTTATAATGCCTACACAGCAAAGCTTTTAAGGGAACTTTATGAAATTTCTCTTAGTGCATTTAGCGATGAAAATTTACTCGATGAAGCGACAAGGCGAGTAAAAAAAGAGCAGTCTATAAAAAGAAATAGCGAGTTTTTGGTACTTGAACCAAGCTTGCAAGAGAAAATTTTTAAAATCACATCAAATCTTGTCTTTATAAAATATAGTGCAAGTGAGATCATAAATTTAAGCAAGGTTGCAGATAGCTTAGATGCGACAGAAATTTTTATAAATAACTCTAAAAATTTAAGCATTCAGATCTATACAAAAAAAAGCCTAAATTTAAGTGCCCTGCTCTATGAATTTGCTAAATTCGACCTGGCATACATGGAAATTTTTGAGCTATTTGAGAAGAAATTTTATATCAGGCTTGATTTTAACCAAAATGTTAAAAAAGAGGAGCTTGAAAATACTAAAAATTTAGCTCTAAAATCCTTAAATAGCGAGGTTTTAAAAGAGCCTTTGAAACCAAATATTAACAAAGATGAGATAAACTTCGAGCTAAATCACTCAAAAGATTACGCCAAACTTAGCATTAACGCAAAAGATCAGCGCGGACTAATGGCTTATGTGATGAGTGTTTTTGATAGGCTTCATTTTCAAGTCACGAGTGCGAGAATTCAGACGGTTAAAAATAGAACGAGAAATCTCTTTTTGATCGAGAAAAACGAGCGACTTGAGAGTAAAAGCG